The Manihot esculenta cultivar AM560-2 chromosome 8, M.esculenta_v8, whole genome shotgun sequence genomic interval CATATGTAGGTGGTAACATGTTTCTTAGCCAAAATTCAGTTTCAGTGAAAGCATGAAATCCCACTGCTCAAATATAGGTCTTACTGCAGTGGGTACTAGGGAGGACGAATTTCAACACTGTTATTCCACAGTGATATTTCAGTAGTTGGTTTCTCTTGAGCTCAAAACTGACCTTTGTGCTTGCGGATCACTTCACTTTCAATAAGCgtattgaaaagaaaataagtaCTAATGGTTTTTGTATCCGTTTGGGTGAAGTCGTTGAGCATTTAATGATGCGCatcattttcatttttcagTTAGTTCTTAACAACTGCAATTCTAACTTTTGGAATTTGATTTAGATATTAACTTAGAACATATATTTAGACTTTCTTTTGTTGGTTACAGTGGATGGAAAGTTTTGGTGGATGAGTGGTATAATGCTACAAAGGCTTTCGGAGGGAGCAACCTACAAAGttagtattttattttgtaatatatatgtatttagCTATCGAACTATTTCTGAAATCTGAATATTTGTGATTTTCTAGGTGATGAAGGTACTCCTGAGTCTTTGAATCCTTCTATTGTTGATGAAGAGGAAGAAGGGCTTCCATCTCCACCATTAGATGAAGGAGCTTTCTTTGCTACCCAAACTGCTGGGATAGAGCTCTCACAGGTatgcttctttttccttttatttcttATTCAGTTTGGGTCAATAAATTTGCTTCTGCATTTTCTAACATTGAACTGACTGGTTATACTTTTTGGATTTTTCTATCATTGCCTCATGTGTAGTTCTTCGACGGCATGGATGACTTTGGAAGTGAGTTGAATCTGCCATCTCTTATGCTTCTTATTCCTGTATTAGCTTTTTCTGCACTGTTCTTTATTTGATTTCCCTGCGTTTTAGATTCATGATTATGAATGGGGAATGTTATTTCAGATCCTCGGAACAGTGGGGGATCAATCAAGAACCATGAAAATGGAACAAAACCTTCACCGGAGAATCACAATATCACAaagaaaaaacagcagactCCTAATGATGCAGTTGTTGCTAAGGACAACACTAGTCAACAAATGAGGAGGCAAGAAGCTGTTCTGAAGACTAGTAGACCCACAAATGCTGATTCTTGTCCCAGAAGACCTCTGAAACAAAGTGTTGATCAAAAAGCAAACAATGATTTGAAGATTATGCGAAAAACAGAAAAGGTTGTCAGCCAGAGAAAGCCTCCGAGTGTTCAGCAAGATGTAAGTATCAAATTTACTGTAGTTTTGGATATTGGCCACAAATAGTTATCTGATACGTGATATGTCCATTGTTCAACTAGAAATTCAAGTGTCCAGATGAAGTTGCTGTACAGATGAAACTGGAAGCCACCAAAAGGAAACTCCAGGAGCGATATCAGCAAGCTGAGAATGGTTAGTTCCGATGATAATTTAGTTTGCATTAAATTAACGTATCAAAGTAGTCGTTAGTGTCAAATATGGCAAATTTAATGCCGACTAAATTAGTGTGTCGAATAATGTCTAATAGCCTACTTCCTTTTATTGAACAGCGAAGAGACAGCGGACGATCCAGGTCATGGAGTTGCATGATCTCCCTAAACAGGGGCTTGTACAAAAAAATCAACACATGAGACCTGGAAGCCATAACCGGAATTGGGCACATGGACGGCGGCAATAGTCATAGTTACCTCAAGTTACATTTCAAAGTTTCTTCCTTCCTGGAAATCAGTGGAAGGATACTACAATAACTATTGGGGCATGCCTTGAATTGATTGTGCACCAAAAATAAGAACTCCATACATTGATCATAGAAGAAAAGACCATTTTAGACAATTACAGGGAAACAAACATTTGAAACTATTGTCCTATGTTCTGCATATTCAGGGATAGATACTTTTTTCTGAGGAAATAGGTGGGGCAGGGTTGTCTGAACTTGTGACTTATGCAGTGTAGATTCTTGACTTGGTACTGGGATGAAATGTCCATAGAAAATCTTCATTTGCACATGGCCATTCTTAATGACtgcatctttattattattattatttttttgaaactcTCTTATTCTCTCATAAAGAGACAATAGACATTTACTCCATAGAATAGTATGCATGAATTTGCACAGAATTATGATGTTCTAATTAAAACATGCTGTAGATtctgttttcatgtttttactatttatattattttctttttttttttttttgaaagtagATGTTTTGTGAATTGGATTATcctcaattaataaaaatttttatgggtttattttgaaaaaagagGAAGTTATGGGTGGAATGATGAAATATAAGGGGAAAAAGATGCAGGTTGAAAATTTCAAATGCTGAAATTTTGAACAGTGAAGAGTTGGTTGGTATGGCGGCTGGTAGCTGCTTAAGTTTTAGTTGGAACAGTAGAATTTCATTTTGAcaagaaaatttatattttccgCTTGTTCTTAAAACACGTTTGCTTTGGTTTACCAAACTCAATTGCTGGACAGCTTTCAAAGTTTTCTAAAGGTGCTATTcttataaaaagaagaaaaaaagaaaactttcTTCATGTGAAATTTATCTtcgaaatatataataaaataaaaaatattaaattttatattttatattttaatttaaatttatttttatattattattaaaaatttaaatataaataaatagactGAGAAcacattaattatttattttgtattttaattataatttaggaataaatttaaatcaaaaaataaaatttaatattcttaATACTAATATGTATTTAAgagtcaattttaatttttttttctggttTCTAATCTAAAAGTAAGAGTTTATtggaataatttttatttcttttaaaataattattttttaatatgaatattgataaaaataaatagattgatcaaattctttttatttttaaattttgttattaaattgataattttaaataaaatctataaatggttaaatttatattaaatggaAATGGCAAAGGTGTAAGATTAATAAATctaccatatatatatataatttacaaaaataaatttaaagcgTAGAAagcagatttttttatttataaatttaatttaatgataaatatatctgtattaatttttatttttaatttttaatttttaatctccatacaaaaataaataaataaaattttcaatcttAAACAACTGTGGATAAACTTCTAATCCAACGCATTCTTTAACAaatcaatatattaattttattacaagaaaaaaaaaagtaatttaatctatttttaaGTTCATTTAATTctaaacaaaatttaaattttcacattttttattattaattaatttcgttAAAGTTCGATGATGAAAAGCATGTCGATAATAATTCAGTTGGATTGAGCTTTGATGAGTCCAACGTTGGAAACGTGATGCACGAGCGCTACAGCTGCTCAGCAGTAGTTAACTCGTTATAACAGTTACCGCCGCCGTTTTTACtgtctttatcttttttttttttttacagtgtTACCGCTGTCTTGTTTTACTAAATGCCACGGAGGATCGGACCGGCTTATCTTAAATAGTCAATAACAATTCTTTTGACTTTTTCTAGTCCGCAATGTGACGTGTGGAACCCaccatttttattataaaaatatcacaCTTTTGCCATTGAACATGCACACACTTTCCCTTCTTTAAAATATGCATTCTAGTCTTGTCAAATAtgcttgtaaatttttttttatttgaaatattagTTTATGCAATTTTTTGACTTTTTGTCAAGTTtattcatcaatatatttttttaactgaaTGCATTATAAAATTCAAAAGGGCAAAATATATATGCATAAAATGCAGCTTATAGCCGCGTAGTTTTTCCTCGGAGAACGGCCTCGACttcagtttcttttttttttttttttctggtcaatgatcttattttgcatttATGCATTTTGTTGTTTCTATTTCGAAGGTCATTTTGgatttgaaattgaatttttcTGTTGTGCtgtttaaatttttgtatttttttagtgTGTCGATTTgaggtttttaatttttttttctcctttggtGGTTAACATTCGTAGGTCTTATGTTAGTAATCACTCAGTggttagaaattattttttgtgagAGTTCTCGTTGTCCGCTAGAGAAGAGTTTCGTTGCATGTGCGTGATCGCAATGGTTCCTGAATTTTCACGGTCAGGCCATGGAAAGTCTAATTTTCCTTAGGCTGCTGAGTTTGGCCGATGAATGTTCCCATCGCCCTATTAAGCTGTATTTCCTATTGCTCTTGGTTGGTGCTTTCCTCACCCAATATTGGTGGTCAGTCTTCTCCTTTAATTGATATCTCTTGGAAGTTCATTTTTTCAACCATCAATCGATTGTCTAGCTCGAAATCGGTGGTGGTGGTATGTTTCGGTGGGGTGGAATGTCAAGGAGGTTTTTACCAGTAATTTTACCGATGGCTTTTCAGTTTTGGTTTCTAGATTGAGTCTGTTGGATTGGATTGGATTCTGATCTAAGTTTGATTGGTGGACTAAATTGGTTTACTTGAGCTAAGATGGTTTGGATTGTTTTATTTGGACCAAATTTAAATTCTCTCATATAATTTTTGTCGATTTGAACTATGAAATTCAACGGCTGCTAATAGAAAAAATGCATTTATACAAAAATTTAGaacttgtttaaaatttattagattaTGTTCATATAAATgtgccttatttttatttttattttattaaaaaataaaagttaattttagAATTTCATTAAACCTGAAAATAAATCTATGAacattttatttagaataatttTATCTTGCGAAAGTTGCACCCATAGACTATTATCAATTATAGATAGATGAGACGAACATTTAATTAGtctaaaaaattttatcctAAAATGTTTCCACTCAATCCAATTTTGTATTTCTaaagttttatatatttaaaatataaaactaattGATTACTTATGCTATACGGAAATTGATAATGTAATTGTTTGGGATTtgacaaaatttataatttagttgatgctattttaattaagaataatttagtaattttttttttatcatagaaGAATATGTTAGTAGCCAAAGTTTCATTCAATTTACTAAACATtcatttttgttaaaatttattattagattatGATGGTGTTGAGATTTGGGAGTTATGAGATCATGACATCTAATTTAGGCAACATAATTTTAGGCCGTTAATGAACTGTTTAGGCGATGAGAGTAATAAATAAGagtaattgaattgaataatatttttgggAGGTTAAGAGTACAAGTGAATAAGAAATATTTTCAGAAGACAAAGAGGATACTTCCTGTTTGCATCCAACAGAGATATATATACCCATTGTTATACGCAGTACATCTATTGTCTATTTCTTCTAAATGGATAATTgtactttattttttagatGATTCATTAACGGCGAACAATTGGCTTATTGATACTTAGCTGGGTAAGACTATGATTCATTTGACACACATTGTATCAGAACTGTCGTAAAATGCACATTTAAAGTCTTGTACGTATACTAAGAATTAGAGGTTGGACACTTAATCCACGAGAACCCTGGTGTCCGAGGTGTTGATGATAGGTTAGAGCCATGGGAGGTCATGTATGACATGAACACGAAGTCGAAAAGTTGAGAGGCCGATCAAGACTAATTAGATCTTTTGAGCGGTGCACTGAAAATCGGGTACACATGTCCCTGATCCCAAAGAggcttatattttattataataatttacttttttaaattttatttttttataaaagtttaatctttttatttttaatatctcataataatttagtcattaaagttttaacattcataataatttaaaattttaatttagatctATTTGTTAATTTACTGTGGcctaatataaattgaatagaaagactattaataaaataaaaattttaaaaattaaattatttattactaaaaaagtgagaattaatttataaatattgataaataactATATTGTAAATTACACTTACgctgtttatattatttttacgcAAATCCTATTACAATATTATCGTCAGAAATGTGAACTGATTTCTTTATGCAACTGACCAATATAAAATGTAagcataattaatatattactgttattttatgtttttaattttttaaaaattaaatagtataatattttttgtatCTCCAACTCTCATAGggtaaaaataaactgaaaaggaaatttttttaaaataatagggGAGTATCATGCGATGGAGGCTTTCTCTTTAGAGTCGCCGTCGGAGAAAGAGAAGACTGATCTTGCTCGTAGCACTAAGAAAGTCATGCTACACCATTGGCATGGAGGAGGAAGCAGTGGCATATATATACCGATTGGAAATGGTTCTAAGTTGGGGGTGGTAGTCGAGTGGAGATGCAAATCATCGTTTAAGGACATCCTGCGAGGCCAGCCAATGGTTGATTCTGAGATGTGGGATTCAGGAGTTTGCTCGATTGAGTTATCCGATGATGATTCCGATTGCAAGAATGATGAACTGACGGACGACGATTGCCCCACCATGCATGTCTCTAAACCTGAGAAACATTTGTTGTGGTGATCCACCATCATCATCAAGCTGCTCGATCATTCAATTGGGTTTAGCTATCGTTAAAAGAGATTACCACAACTATGGGCTCTAAAATTGCCGTTTGACTTTATTGATCTTGTGAATAGTTTTTTATGGTACAATTTACCAATGAATATGAGTATGAATAGGTGCTCTTGGTGGCCCTTAGGTGATTGGTGACCATTATCTTACTATTCGGCAATGGTAGTCCAATTTTGATCCTAAATCTGCGACGATTGATAGGGCATTGGTGTGGATTTGCTTACCTAATCTCCCGATTGAATATTATGATAAAGGATTTCTATTGCACATGGATAGTAGGATTGGATGCTCGGTCAAGGTTGATGAGGCAGCACTACAAGCTGAGGTTGATGAGGCAACACTACAAGCTGCTCGCGGGAAGTACACACGCATTTGTGTGAAAGTCGATTTCTCAAAGCCATTTTTATCTAAGTTTTGACTGTGTAGGAGGGTTAGGCATATTGAATATGAAGGGATCCATCTAGTATGTTTTGTGTATGGTTGCAATGGTCATAGAATTGACAGTTGCCTTGCTAAGGAAGTGTCAAATAGGGAGGCTTCTCCAGTTATCTCTCAAAGGGCTGCTTCTATGGATGTGGGTGAGGGACCATTGCCTCATTCATCAAAATTACATAAAGGATGCACTACTGGTATAGTTTTTGCTAGTGAGAGTGGAGGGATAGAAGTGGTTGATAGATTTGGCTTTTGGATGCTGGCTAAGAAATCTCGCTGCATTTCTCCTCGGTCCGCTGGTACTCCGTTGGCTGTGAAATCGATTGATTTGGCTGTTTCAAATAATCATGGTCAGACTAGCTCTTCTATTTGACAAGTTTCTGCTCTTAATCATTTTGATGTTTTAAATAACGCCCTTGTGGATGATGCTAGTGATGATAATGTTGCTTGTGTGCCTATTTCTTTGAGTTCTCCATCAATGAACTCCATTCAATCCAAAGCTCGAGTTGTACTCACTCTTCTGTCCCTATTGGGTATCGACAGGAATTTGCTACTCCTGAGTCTAGGTTGGTTCCACTTGTTTCTAAGAGTAATTATGGGCTAGATACCCCTACGATTGTGTCTGTTGATACTAGGGGTATGTCTTCATGCTCTCCTCATAGGACTAAAAAGTCCATCTCTACAGTCGAACTTGATGATTATGTGGTGGTAGTTGGTAAGGCTGTAATTGGTATAGTTGATTGTTGTAAAGTGTCTAATAATTCTTTGATTAATGATCCGGGAGATTGTACTTTACCGTCTCAT includes:
- the LOC110621214 gene encoding probable mediator of RNA polymerase II transcription subunit 26b, translated to MMKSGSIDYWRNYFRTANSDIFSIIDHAIIVAASDCPKEFRLRRDRIAERLFSSRWTRCSGCNRVELAVPAHEGENDDGGCKRRDGGCSNDVDDDDEDIDIDGCEFEGGGSKESKVNSSNRDDNDFDNGEVNVNDHLVSNYSYGEAEALTDEIEEESQVVGEVLRIKDILLNSRDESDSVLFESLRRLQLMALTVETLKATEIGKAVNGLRKHGSKEIRHLARTLIDGWKVLVDEWYNATKAFGGSNLQSDEGTPESLNPSIVDEEEEGLPSPPLDEGAFFATQTAGIELSQFFDGMDDFGNPRNSGGSIKNHENGTKPSPENHNITKKKQQTPNDAVVAKDNTSQQMRRQEAVLKTSRPTNADSCPRRPLKQSVDQKANNDLKIMRKTEKVVSQRKPPSVQQDKFKCPDEVAVQMKLEATKRKLQERYQQAENAKRQRTIQVMELHDLPKQGLVQKNQHMRPGSHNRNWAHGRRQ